The Terriglobales bacterium genome segment AATTCTTAGCAATCAATTTCTTACGACTAAGAACGGAGTAATAGACCCGGCAGTCTAAGAAACAGCTGAGGTCCCAAGGACGCCGAAAGCTCACGCTTCGATCTGCCGACAACGAATTCTCAAAGAGCTTTCTTTCTAAGGGCTCCGCGGTAAGACCGCTACGCCCTCGCCAACTGCTCGCGCTCATCCGGCGCTCGCATTTGGCTCACCCGGGCTACAAAAAAGCCCCGCATTCTTGAATGCGTAACGTAGACACACGTCTGGCACAATGATGGCCCGCAGTTTCCAGGAAATCAAGGTTTTGATACCAGGATGGTACCACTTTCAGTGAAAATCATGAGAATTCCTGATTGCACAGAAACGGCATAGCTTGACGAAGGGTCTGGTTTCGTGGGATATATTGAAAGTCAATTCGGCCGATGTAGTGACCGACGCCCGGGGGAACATCAAAGAAGAATCGGATTACTATCCCTTCGGCGGCGAGCGCGTCATCACCGACCTCGGCATTGGCAACAACTACAAGTTCACCGGCAAAGAACGCGACGCAGAAACCCAGCTCGATTACTTCGGGGCGCGGTACTACGGAAATGCGATTGGGCGCTTTATAACGCCCGATCCACTCGGTGGGCATTACGAAGACCCGCAGACTCTCAACAAGTACGCTTACGTTAGAAACAATCCAACGACTCTGACCGATCCAACGGGGCTGGACATCTGGCTCCAAGGCTGCGGCAAAGACAGCAGTACCTGCCAGAAGAATTACGTCGGCACCACTGACGACAAGGGGAACTTTACTCGCACGCACCTAACCGGCGACCAGACGGGCGACGCGACGCTAGGGACGCACGGTATCACCGTCACGCAAAACGGCAAAAAATACGAGGGGGTTTGGGATACGAACAAGGGTGAGAACGGAACAGTAACCGTTGCGGGTGAAGGCGCTCTCAAAGGGTACAACGCTGACGTGAATGGCAACTGCGGCGGAACCTGTGTAGCGAGCGGAGCAATCAAGAGCACCGATCCCAACGCCGGGAATATTACCAAGGCTCTCTTCGGCGTCTTGGACGCTAAAGGAAGCGGCTACGTGAAGAATGCGGGCACTGATGGAATGAACTTCTTCCATCCTGGCGCTACGAACTTCCGTGGACATTCCAATGGTGACTAGAAAGGGATTCCCTCGACTCATATCCCAATCGACCCGAAGAAATCGCTCCCCAATAACGAGTGGCACATTGATCGAACGTTCCCATACGACGGCGTTGGGGATTGGTTCGAACATGCGGGCTGCGCCACACATACAATTTGCAACCCGCAAAAGTAACCGGGTGAGGTGTTCGCATGAACCAAGCTATCTTCGTGCTCTTTGTAATCGGCATCTATATCGCCCTGCCTGCGGTAATGATCTGGGGATGGGTGCGATGGACGAAGCGTAGAGAACCGCGAACTGCGTTCTCGACTCTGTCCCTAATCGGGTTCACACTCGGCACGGTATCTGGGCTGCTTGCGATCTCGGCAATGCTGTATGCCCGTGCCGTTGGTGGGTTTCCGTTTTACGACGCTTCACTGATGAGAATCTATCGCTGGGGAGCACTGCTTTCCCTTGCGGCGATGGTGTTCGCAATCATCGGCCTGTGGCGACCGAGTCCACTGCGCTGGCATGCCCCTGTTTGTGCTGTGGGAACTCTTGTGTTCTGGCTTGCGGCAGCAGCGGGTGAATAGAAACATCTTTCCGGGCCGAAAAGGAAAATCATGAGCAACAAAATACTGATCGGGACGCTGGCGCTAGTGTTGGGCTTTTTAACCGCGTATGCACAGAATGAGAAACAACCGTTTTCCAAACTTCCGCGAGAGGAACAGCAATCGTTAACACATCGGCTGAGCGAATACGTAAAAGCGTATCGCATCCGGAACTGGAAGGCGCTATACGACTTGGTTTCGGACACCGGCAAGAGCGGAGTGAACCGGCAAACGTTCATTGCCGCAATGAAGGCGAAGCATGGTGGAACAGAATATGCCGATATGCCCGACCTGCTGGGGTTCACTCCCGACCGATCAGAAGAGGACGAAGATGGGATTGATATCTACGGATGTGGCAAAGCAAAGCGCGAAGGTGAAATCTATACGGGCATTGCTGTGATCCACGGAGTACATGAACACGACACTTGGTCTTTTACTGGTTGGAGTTTTACGGAGCTTCCCAACGAGCCCTGCAAGCGCCTCTCCGATCCTGCCTGGAAGCCTGAGGGACGCATGGAATGGAAGAAACCCATGGACGAAATCAGGAACATCACTGCTTCAAAACCCTAGCTCCGCTCCGCGCTCTTCCAGACGGAGAATCAGACCGCTTGGGAGGCTAGGAGGCTGGCGGGTGGCCCTCGATAAGAGGAAAGGCTGTGTCAAGCAAAAACTCTCCCACTCGATGCCGGGGCATCGTGATGGTGGTCAAGTTGCGACGACGAAGACCCACGAAGAAGTAACTCGTTTCTAAAATCATGTTGCAGTGGAACTCACGTTTCACCAACCATCGATTCGGTCCCACAACAACGGGACCATGATTCTTCTATACGAACACCCAACCCTAGTTGGGTGGGAGAGCGCCCAATCAGGGCTAAACAGTTGATCTTATTATTAATCTCGAGGGTGCCCTAGCTTGCTAGGGCGGGGGTTTTCTGCAGTCGCTAAAAATTTCGCTGAGGCACACGCCATCCCAGCGTTTCGTCGAGGAGCATTTCCTGCCACCGAGGACCATGGTCCCGCTGTGGTGTTC includes the following:
- a CDS encoding RHS repeat-associated core domain-containing protein, whose amino-acid sequence is MTKGLVSWDILKVNSADVVTDARGNIKEESDYYPFGGERVITDLGIGNNYKFTGKERDAETQLDYFGARYYGNAIGRFITPDPLGGHYEDPQTLNKYAYVRNNPTTLTDPTGLDIWLQGCGKDSSTCQKNYVGTTDDKGNFTRTHLTGDQTGDATLGTHGITVTQNGKKYEGVWDTNKGENGTVTVAGEGALKGYNADVNGNCGGTCVASGAIKSTDPNAGNITKALFGVLDAKGSGYVKNAGTDGMNFFHPGATNFRGHSNGD